In one Cloacibacillus porcorum genomic region, the following are encoded:
- a CDS encoding cupin domain-containing protein — translation MAKQEYEIRDVDLHGEWRLVEGGYNGTMEKVLSYDPETGNYTRLLKFPPKTEMPEVLSHDFCEEIYVVDGYLTDTDKNITMCKGYYGSRLPGMKHGPYSIPLGCMTMEFRYQDPNKPIDPECSLLKNKLGAPR, via the coding sequence ATGGCAAAGCAGGAATACGAAATTCGCGATGTGGATCTTCACGGAGAATGGCGGCTGGTAGAGGGCGGTTACAACGGTACGATGGAGAAAGTTCTCTCCTATGACCCAGAGACGGGAAACTACACAAGGTTGCTGAAATTTCCGCCTAAAACAGAGATGCCGGAGGTCCTCTCGCATGATTTCTGTGAAGAGATATACGTGGTAGACGGCTATCTGACCGATACTGACAAGAATATCACAATGTGCAAGGGCTATTATGGCTCACGCCTTCCCGGTATGAAGCACGGCCCTTACAGCATTCCCCTCGGCTGCATGACGATGGAGTTCCGTTATCAGGACCCCAACAAGCCGATCGACCCAGAATGTTCGCTCCTTAAGAATAAACTCGGCGCACCCAGATAA
- a CDS encoding tRNA-dihydrouridine synthase: MKPNLSVEYCGVKFKNPMVIASASPSKNGEYMRRCAESGAGGVIAKTYSPEPLAQKYVSPRFTVLHKKGWPHNYSNYSCEFLATYNTEEWMREMAAAKKACDERDCTLVGSISGNSKESWIELAKRMEDLGLPMLELNFGCPHPKDLGYKSGQELGNSPEAAAEVTRIVCEAVKIPVFVKLTSEAVSIVDVAQRCKGAGAAGFTVVNRFSALDVDIETGRPILHGGFAGVGGPWMRPITLKWIAKIAEATGMPISATNGIFSWEDVIKCIMCGATTVQTCTAIMYGPKQFGEVKTFLDGVEKYLVDHNIDDINKLRGITLPQIITWDKVDREHTAISVVCQDKCIGCGLCPSWCFYDAIKIVDVNGKKKSCIDPDKCDGCGLCAALCPKDAIEMKGEVPVYLGDFN, translated from the coding sequence ATGAAACCAAACCTTTCCGTAGAATACTGTGGCGTTAAATTTAAAAATCCGATGGTCATCGCCTCGGCTTCTCCGAGCAAAAACGGCGAATATATGCGCCGCTGTGCCGAGTCTGGCGCTGGTGGTGTTATCGCCAAGACCTACAGCCCCGAGCCGCTCGCTCAGAAATATGTCTCTCCGCGCTTTACGGTCCTCCATAAGAAGGGCTGGCCCCACAACTACTCCAACTATTCATGCGAATTTCTCGCCACCTACAACACCGAGGAATGGATGCGGGAGATGGCGGCTGCGAAGAAGGCGTGTGACGAACGCGACTGCACGCTGGTCGGCAGTATCTCGGGAAATTCAAAGGAGAGCTGGATTGAGTTGGCGAAACGCATGGAGGATCTAGGTCTGCCGATGCTTGAACTCAACTTTGGCTGCCCGCATCCCAAGGATCTTGGCTACAAGAGCGGGCAGGAGCTTGGAAATTCTCCCGAGGCGGCGGCTGAGGTGACGCGTATCGTCTGCGAAGCCGTTAAGATCCCGGTATTTGTAAAACTCACCAGCGAGGCCGTCAGTATCGTTGATGTGGCGCAGCGCTGTAAGGGCGCGGGTGCGGCGGGTTTCACGGTTGTTAACCGTTTCTCGGCTCTTGATGTAGATATTGAAACGGGACGCCCGATCCTCCACGGTGGATTCGCAGGTGTCGGCGGCCCCTGGATGAGGCCGATAACTCTCAAGTGGATCGCGAAGATTGCTGAGGCGACCGGAATGCCGATCTCTGCGACTAACGGGATCTTCAGCTGGGAAGATGTGATCAAGTGCATCATGTGCGGCGCGACCACTGTGCAGACCTGCACGGCGATCATGTACGGCCCGAAACAGTTCGGCGAGGTTAAGACTTTCCTTGATGGCGTGGAAAAGTACCTTGTCGATCACAATATCGACGATATCAACAAGCTCCGCGGCATCACCCTGCCGCAGATAATCACCTGGGACAAGGTAGACCGCGAGCATACGGCGATCAGCGTAGTGTGTCAGGATAAGTGTATCGGCTGTGGTCTCTGTCCGAGCTGGTGCTTCTATGACGCGATAAAGATTGTTGATGTCAACGGCAAGAAGAAGTCCTGCATCGATCCGGATAAGTGCGACGGCTGCGGTCTCTGCGCGGCGCTCTGTCCGAAAGACGCGATTGAGATGAAGGGCGAAGTGCCAGTCTATCTGGGTGACTTTAACTAA
- the yqeB gene encoding selenium-dependent molybdenum cofactor biosynthesis protein YqeB: protein MSKDGRFAIVRGGGDLATGIIYRLWRSGFRVLSLETCTPLVVRRTVSAASAVFNGSVVIDGMPAKKISSTDEVFAGGDVSVLIDPEGDSIKKLRPDLLVDAIMAKRNTGTTIDMAPLVIGIGPGFTAKVDVHYVVETKRGHYLGRLISEGGAIPNTGIPGMEMGYTTERLLRAPAEGYLTPYAEIGDHVEAGDVVGAVGTKEVRAQIRGTLRGLIHPSVYLTEGLKIGDVDPRDVREHCFSITDKALAIAGGVLEAVLRNC, encoded by the coding sequence ATGTCAAAAGACGGCAGATTTGCCATCGTTCGCGGGGGCGGAGATCTTGCGACGGGGATCATCTACAGGCTGTGGCGAAGCGGGTTTCGAGTTCTTTCGCTCGAAACGTGCACGCCGCTTGTGGTGAGGCGTACGGTATCGGCTGCCTCTGCCGTCTTTAATGGAAGCGTCGTCATCGATGGGATGCCGGCGAAAAAAATATCGTCCACGGATGAGGTATTTGCGGGCGGAGATGTCTCCGTACTGATAGATCCGGAGGGTGACTCGATAAAAAAACTGCGTCCGGATTTACTTGTCGACGCCATTATGGCTAAACGAAATACCGGAACGACGATAGATATGGCCCCGCTGGTTATCGGAATAGGGCCAGGATTTACGGCCAAGGTTGATGTTCATTACGTTGTTGAGACTAAACGTGGACACTACCTTGGCCGCTTAATTTCAGAGGGCGGTGCCATCCCGAATACAGGTATCCCCGGGATGGAGATGGGCTATACCACGGAACGTCTTTTAAGGGCGCCAGCCGAAGGATATCTGACGCCATATGCGGAGATAGGCGATCATGTGGAGGCTGGGGATGTAGTTGGAGCAGTTGGGACGAAAGAGGTCCGGGCGCAAATTCGCGGAACGCTCAGAGGGTTGATACATCCGTCGGTTTATCTTACAGAGGGTTTAAAGATAGGCGACGTTGACCCCCGCGATGTCCGGGAGCATTGTTTTTCAATCACCGATAAGGCGCTGGCGATTGCCGGAGGAGTCTTAGAGGCGGTCCTCAGAAATTGTTGA
- a CDS encoding (2Fe-2S)-binding protein, whose product METRELNFIVNGKPQKIEVRTNWTLALALREKLGLLGTKIGCGEGECGACTVLMDGKTVTSCLVLAVQAEGAEIITIEGLSSEDGLHPVQQAFVDAGAIQCGYCTPGMVMSAVALLERYPDPTDEQIRYGLTGNLCRCTGYQKIFEAVRIAAKRMRGVA is encoded by the coding sequence ATGGAGACGCGGGAACTAAATTTTATTGTGAACGGAAAACCTCAAAAGATAGAGGTACGTACAAATTGGACGCTTGCACTGGCGCTGCGTGAGAAGCTAGGTCTATTAGGAACTAAGATCGGGTGCGGCGAAGGTGAATGCGGCGCCTGTACGGTGTTAATGGATGGAAAGACGGTTACTTCATGCCTTGTCCTTGCAGTACAGGCTGAAGGAGCAGAAATTATTACTATAGAGGGGCTTTCTTCCGAAGACGGACTTCATCCCGTACAGCAGGCCTTTGTCGACGCCGGGGCCATACAGTGCGGATATTGTACGCCTGGTATGGTCATGTCTGCGGTGGCGCTGCTGGAGAGATATCCAGACCCCACCGATGAACAGATACGCTATGGGCTCACGGGGAACCTTTGCCGCTGTACCGGTTATCAGAAAATCTTTGAGGCTGTGAGGATAGCCGCAAAACGGATGAGGGGGGTGGCGTGA